One region of Anthonomus grandis grandis chromosome 22, icAntGran1.3, whole genome shotgun sequence genomic DNA includes:
- the LOC126748519 gene encoding kinesin-like protein KIF13A isoform X3, with the protein MSTDKIKVAVRLRPFNRRELELGTQSVVEMEKEQTVLHQPSTLDKVERKPAKTFAFDHCFCSVDPSDENFASQEVVFDSLGRDILENAFQGYNACIFAYGQTGSGKSYTMMGSQESKGIIPRLCDTLFGLIAERQNSELSYKVEVSYMEIYNERVHDLLDPQTNKQSLKVREHNVLGPYVDGLSQLAVTEFQDIDNLMAEGNKSRTVAATNMNSESSRSHAVFTVILTQTLTDTKSGVTGEKVSRMSLVDLAGSERAVKTGAVGDRLKEGSNINKSLTTLGLVISKLADQSSGKLKDKFVPYRDSVLTWLLKDNLGGNSKTVMVATISPAADNYEETLSTLRYADRAKRIVNYAVVNEDPNARIIRELRAEVETLKEMLKYATGSPVGDTQRVDIHQKLSESEKLYKEVSQTWEEKLMKTERIQNERQQALEKMGISIQDSGIKVEKNKYYLVNLNADPSLNELLVYYLKERTVVGQKIIGSDFEPDIQLSGLGIQPEHCRITIEENGLFLEPLANARSCVNGSQISQKTPLRHGDRIVWGNHHYFRVNCPKSISATSEPQTPAQNFDYNFARDELMTNELSNDPIQAAIARLEKQHEEDKQVALEKQRMEYERQFQQLRNMVSPSTPYSPYSYDPLRIGLSKTTPCTPTTQMRVEKWAQERDEMFRRSIGQLKEDILRANSLVQEANFLSDEMERQTKFSVTLQIPPANLSPNRRKGAFVSEPAILVKRGITSQVWSMEKLENKIIDMRELYEDHQTRGDTINESDILVNDPFYESQENHNLIGVANIFLEALFHDVTLDYHTPIISQQGEVAGRLQVELSRTAGTLPQDRICEAASDNSSECSHEDEDQGSSTVTCRVHIKQATGLPPSLSHFVFCHYTFWNHDSIVVPDKNSVDNQKHSTAAKFDDARDFTVTLSEEFIEHCAEGALSIEVWGNRSAGFSKYKPGWEVEQRQLATARSLLDRWSELTRKIELWVEIQELNDLGEYAGVEVLMKNDMLTGGVYQLRQGQQRRIQVRVKPVQNSGTLPIICQQIIKIEVGGVMVRNRLQKPLDSYQEEDLIVLRKKWSDALQKRKQYLHAQLQNLSEKIDKTEEDVEREKSLMEQLVNLTEETNAVEVPQPGTGIPGAPAMWSPPPGMEPHIPVLFLNLNADDLTTHPSGEEVTETGVNSILPKENGRQFCELKILQHLEKDVCAVASWDSSIHDSQYLNKVTEANERVYMILRITVRLSHPAPMDLVLRKRLSLNIYKRQSLTERIKKKIVRSDLITNCGVTYLVVSNVPKASEELEDRESLAQLAASGENNTSLCDGETYIEKYTRGVSAVESILALDRLRQSVAVKELLQAKGQPVMRKTVSVPNFSQVWRSRIIKLMRFDTLSTESLHMSRSESVSELNSELHGRTPLRPRSSLGKDTEVTPPKTYGGLARPTFLNLNLNLNSLRMQQPTTSTKMFPGMTSPANAKLGLRMTTLHEEPLKSLPRKHSFDFLTDEPIEEEDGLDEKTNNQYNHRGGKSTKRALLPTSRTLDSLTELVPKTSTPSASSSGYGSQAVSITNLSSDDSMSLKSISVDETPDLECKLLHTDLQPVNEIESGTDRLAVPENDSEDTATNEESSEDMVQSSNSDSNPPVETESIIKTNLSPGRVVRRKKHSAKNSSARASFPQARGNSKSHYAEKLNIMSLSISSSNEDDVMNSSTDRLEEDRHSNFGSRPDLTKMDVPVPDWVVLGESILIRPYNSSGVIAFIGETEFANGTWIGVELDAPKGKNDGSVAGVRYFTCKPKHGMFVRADKLILDRRGRAMRLDKAAAAAANNKCMLNKDGSLHRSKSRNSGINNVGTRVSSKAK; encoded by the exons gttcAGGAAAGTCCTATACAATGATGGGTTCACAAGAAAGCAAAGGCATCATTCCAAGATTATGCGACACCTTATTCGGCCTAATAGCAGAACGCCAAAACTCGGAACTAAGCTACAAAGTCGAAGTCAGCTACATGGAAATTTATAACGAAAGG GTGCATGATTTATTGGACCCTCAAACGAATAAACAGTCTTTGAAGGTGCGGGAGCACAACGTATTGGGACCTTATGTTGATGGCCTGTCGCAATTGGCTGTGACTGAATTTCAG GACATTGACAACTTAATGGCTGAGGGAAACAAATCAAGGACAGTGGCAGCCACGAACATGAACAGCGAATCCTCGCGATCTCATGCAGTATTTACGGTGATTTTGACGCAAACACTAACAGACACGAAAAGTGGAGTAACCGGAGAAAAAGTCAGTCGCATGTCCTTGGTCGACTTGGCTGGTTCCGAACGAGCTGTGAAAACTGGGGCTGTGGGGGACCGACTGAAAGAAGGTTCCAACATAAACAAATCCCTCACCACCCTGGGTCTAGTCATATCCAAATTGGCCGATCAGTCTTCGGGGAAATTAAAGGATAAATTCGTGCCGTACCGAGACTCTGTATTAACTTGGCTGTTGAAGGACAATTTGGGAGGTAACAGTAAAACTGTGATGGTCGCTACGATCTCACCTGCTGCGGACAATTACGAGGAAACTTTGTCGACTCTACGGTATGCTGATAGGGCTAAGAGGATTGTCAATTACGCTGTCGTTAATGAAGATCCTAATGCTAGGATAATTAGAGAGTTAAGGGCTGAAGTGGAGACCTTGAAGGAAATGCTGAAATATGCCACG ggCTCACCGGTTGGAGATACTCAACGCGTAGACATCCATCAAAAACTAAGCGAAAGCGAAAAACTTTATAAAGAAGTATCCCAAACCTGGGAAGAGAAGCTAATGAAAACTGAACGAATACAAAACGAGCGTCAACAAGCCTTGGAAAAAATGGGTATCAGTATCCAGGATTCCGGCATTAAAgtggaaaaaaacaaatactacTTGGTGAACCTGAATGCAGATCCGTCTTTAAACGAGCTTTTGGTTTATTATCTGAAAGAACGTACTGTAGTGggtcaaaaaattattggttcGGATTTCGAACCTGATATCCAGTTGTCCGGATTGGGTATCCAGCCTGAGCACTGTAGGATTACTATTGAGGAGAACGGATTGTTCCTAGAGCCACTTGCCAATGCGAGATCTTGTGTCAATGGATCTCAAATTAGTCAGAAAACTCCTTTGAGACATGGAGACAGAATTGTATGGGGCAACCATCATTATTTTAGAGTTAATTGTCCAAAATCTATtt CCGCTACTTCCGAGCCTCAAACTCCAGCACAAAATTTCGATTACAATTTTGCACGTGACGAGCTTATGACCAATGAGCTTAGCAACGATCCTATTCAAGCTGCTATTGCTCGATTAGAAAAGCAACACGAAGAAGACAAACAAG TGGCCCTAGAAAAACAAAGGATGGAATACGAAAGACAATTTCAGCAGCTACGAAACATGGTGTCTCCATCCACTCCATATTCCCCTTACTCCTACGACCCTTTAAGGATAGGATTAAGCAAAACCACCCCTTGCACCCCAACAACACAAATGCGAGTTGAAAAGTGGGCTCAGGAAAGGGACGAGATGTTTAGAAGAAGTATTGGCCAATTGAAAGAGGACATCTTGAGAGCGAATTCATTGGTGCAAGAAGCCAATTTTTTGTCCGATGAAATGGAAAGGCAGACCAAGTTTAGTGTTACTTTGCAAATTCCACCTGCAAATCTCAGCCCCAATAGGAGG AAAGGAGCGTTTGTGAGTGAACCAGCGATTTTAGTAAAACGTGGCATTACCAGCCAAGTTTGGTCTATGGAAaagttggaaaataaaattattgatatgaGGGAGTTGTATGAAGACCATCAAACTAGAGGGGatacaataaat gaATCTGACATACTTGTAAATGATCCCTTTTATGAATCACAAGAAAATCACAACTTAATAGGGGTAGCTAACATATTCTTAGAGGCACTGTTTCACGATGTGACTTTGGATTATCATACGCCCATTATTAGTCAACAAGGTGAAGTTGCAGGAAGACTTCAG GTTGAACTAAGTCGTACAGCAGGCACCCTCCCTCAAGACAGAATCTGTGAGGCAGCATCTGACAACTCCTCTGAATGTAGCCACGAAGATGAAGATCAAGGAAGTTCCACGGTGACTTGTCGAGTTCACATAAAACAAGCCACTGGCCTTCCACCATCGTTATCACACTTCGTGTTTTGTCATTACACTTTTTGGAACCACGATTCGATCGTGGTACCAGATAAGAATAGTGTCGATAACCAGAAGCATTCTACAGCAGCTAAGTTTGACGACGCTAGAGACTTCACTGTCACGCTCTCTGAGGAGTTTATTGAACATTGTGCAG agGGTGCGTTATCAATCGAGGTCTGGGGTAATAGAAGCGCTGGATTTTCCAAATACAAACCTGGCTGGGAGGTGGAGCAACGTCAGCTCGCCACAGCAAGATCCTTATTAGACAGATGGTCAGAGCTTACTAGAAAAATCGAGCTTTGGGTCGAAATCCAGGAGCTAAACGATCTAGGAGAATATGCTGGAGTAGAAGTTCTTATGAAAAACGACATGCTTACCGGGGGAGTTTACCAGTTAAGGCAAGGCCAGCAGCGTAGAATCCAAGTGAGGGTGAAACCAGTCCAGAATTCCGGCACCTTACCGATAATTTGCCAGCAAATTATCAAGATTGAAGTTGGAGGGGTTATGGTCAGAAATCGTTTGCAGAAACCTCTGGATTCTTATCAGGAAGAAGACTTAATTGTCCTAAGGAAAAAGTGGAGCGATGCTCTTCAGAAGCGTAAGCAGTACCTCCACGCACAATTGCAGAATTTATCAGAAAAAATCGACAAAACTGAGGAGGACGTTGAAAGGGAAAAGAGCCTGATGGAGCAGCTGGTTAATTTGACAGAAGAAACAAATGCGGTTGAGGTACCTCAGCCTGGCACCGGCATCCCTGGTGCGCCTGCGATGTGGAGCCCACCACCTGGGATGGAACCGCATATTCCTGTtttgtttctaaatttaaatg CTGACGACCTCACCACCCATCCTTCTGGTGAGGAGGTCACGGAGACAGGCGTCAACTCCATACTACCCAAAGAAAATGGCAGACAATTCTGcgagttgaaaatattacaacaTCTTGAAAAAGATGTGTGCGCAGTCGCCAGCTGGGATTCTTCCATTCACGACAGTCAATATTTGAATAAAGTCACAGAAG CTAACGAGCGGGTCTACATGATCCTGCGAATTACCGTCAGATTATCTCACCCAGCGCCAATGGACTTAGTTCTAAGGAAACGTttgtcattaaatatttacaaaaggCAAAGCCTCACCGAAAGAATCAAGAAGAAGATTGTGCGAAGTGATCTTATTACTAATTGTGGTGTTACTTACTTGGTTGTGTCTAATGTACCTAAGGCTAGTGAGGAGCTGGAGGACAGAGAGAGCCTGGCGCAGCTGGCCGCGTCTGGGGAAAATAATACATCTTTGTGTGATGGTGAAACTTATATTG aaaaatatacaaGAGGAGTGAGTGCAGTGGAAAGTATTTTGGCCTTGGACCGGCTACGTCAAAGCGTAGCTGTAAAAGAACTGTTACAAGCCAAAGGACAACCAGTTATGAGGAAAACCGTTAGTGTTCCTAACTTCTCTCAGGTATGGCGATCCCGTATTATAAAG CTGATGAGATTCGATACGTTGAGCACCGAATCGTTGCACATGTCCAGATCAGAAAGCGTTTCTGAGCTGAATAGTGAGTTACATGGACGAACTCCTCTGAGGCCCAGATCTAGTCTAGGAAAAGACACGGAAGTAACTCCACCAAAAACCTACGGCGGTCTGG ccCGCCCCACATTCCTTAATCTGAACTTAAATTTGAATTCCCTAAGAATGCAACAGCCAACGACCAGTACCAAAA TGTTTCCTGGCATGACGTCACCTGCCAATGCCAAACTAGGCTTAAGAATGACTACCTTGCATGAGGAACCCTTAAAATCACTACCTCGGAAACATTCCTTTGATTTTCTTACTGATGAACCTATTGAGGAGGAAGATGGTTTGGATGAGAAAACGAATAATCAG TACAACCATCGAGGTGGTAAAAGTACCAAAAGAGCCCTATTACCAACATCTCGCACCTTGGATTCTCTTACCGAGTTAGTCCCAAAAACCAGTACACCATCCGCTAGCTCAAGCGGTTACGGCTCACAAGCAGTTTCAATCACAAATCTTTCCAGTGATGATTCTATGTCCCTGAAGAGTATTAGCGTGGACGAAACACCCGATTTAGAATGTAAACTTTTACACACAGATTTGCAGCCTGTTAATGAAATCGAGTCCGGTACAGAT AGACTTGCAGTTCCTGAGAATGATAGTGAAGATACTGCGACAAACGAGGAAAGCTCTGAAGATATGGTGCAAAGTTCTAACAGTGACTCCAATCCACCAGTTGAAACAGAGAGTATAATCAAAACTAACTTATCTCCAGGAAGAGTGGTGAGAAGGAAAAAACATTCGGCAAAGAATTCCAGCGCAAGGGCGTCGTTTCCACAAGCTCGTGGTAATTCGAAAAGTCATTATGCTGAGAAGTTAAATATAATGAGTTTGAGTATATCATCCTCCAATGAAGATGACGTTATGAATAGTTCGACTGACAGATTAGAAG aAGATCGTCATAGCAACTTTGGTTCAAGACCAGACCTCACAAAAATGGACGTTCCTGTTCCCGATTGGGTAGTTCTAGGAGAAAGTATTCTTATTAGACCGTATAACTCTTCCGGGGTTATTGCATTTATTGGCGAAACCGAGTTTGCCAATGGGACGTGGATAGGTGTTGAACTTGATGCgccaaaag GTAAAAACGACGGTAGTGTCGCTGGGGTGCGTTATTTTACCTGCAAACCTAAACACGGGATGTTTGTGAGGGCAGATAAACTTATTTTGGACCGAAGAGGACGAGCTATGAGGCTTGATAAAGCTGCTGCGGCTGCCGCCAATAATAAATGCATGCTAAATAAAg ATGGTTCGTTGCATCGTTCAAAATCCAGAAACAGCGGGATAAACAACGTGGGAACCCGAGTGAGCTCAAAGGCAAAATAG
- the LOC126748519 gene encoding kinesin-like protein KIF13A isoform X1, whose amino-acid sequence MSTDKIKVAVRLRPFNRRELELGTQSVVEMEKEQTVLHQPSTLDKVERKPAKTFAFDHCFCSVDPSDENFASQEVVFDSLGRDILENAFQGYNACIFAYGQTGSGKSYTMMGSQESKGIIPRLCDTLFGLIAERQNSELSYKVEVSYMEIYNERVHDLLDPQTNKQSLKVREHNVLGPYVDGLSQLAVTEFQDIDNLMAEGNKSRTVAATNMNSESSRSHAVFTVILTQTLTDTKSGVTGEKVSRMSLVDLAGSERAVKTGAVGDRLKEGSNINKSLTTLGLVISKLADQSSGKLKDKFVPYRDSVLTWLLKDNLGGNSKTVMVATISPAADNYEETLSTLRYADRAKRIVNYAVVNEDPNARIIRELRAEVETLKEMLKYATGSPVGDTQRVDIHQKLSESEKLYKEVSQTWEEKLMKTERIQNERQQALEKMGISIQDSGIKVEKNKYYLVNLNADPSLNELLVYYLKERTVVGQKIIGSDFEPDIQLSGLGIQPEHCRITIEENGLFLEPLANARSCVNGSQISQKTPLRHGDRIVWGNHHYFRVNCPKSISATSEPQTPAQNFDYNFARDELMTNELSNDPIQAAIARLEKQHEEDKQVALEKQRMEYERQFQQLRNMVSPSTPYSPYSYDPLRIGLSKTTPCTPTTQMRVEKWAQERDEMFRRSIGQLKEDILRANSLVQEANFLSDEMERQTKFSVTLQIPPANLSPNRRKGAFVSEPAILVKRGITSQVWSMEKLENKIIDMRELYEDHQTRGDTINESDILVNDPFYESQENHNLIGVANIFLEALFHDVTLDYHTPIISQQGEVAGRLQVELSRTAGTLPQDRICEAASDNSSECSHEDEDQGSSTVTCRVHIKQATGLPPSLSHFVFCHYTFWNHDSIVVPDKNSVDNQKHSTAAKFDDARDFTVTLSEEFIEHCAEGALSIEVWGNRSAGFSKYKPGWEVEQRQLATARSLLDRWSELTRKIELWVEIQELNDLGEYAGVEVLMKNDMLTGGVYQLRQGQQRRIQVRVKPVQNSGTLPIICQQIIKIEVGGVMVRNRLQKPLDSYQEEDLIVLRKKWSDALQKRKQYLHAQLQNLSEKIDKTEEDVEREKSLMEQLVNLTEETNAVEVPQPGTGIPGAPAMWSPPPGMEPHIPVLFLNLNADDLTTHPSGEEVTETGVNSILPKENGRQFCELKILQHLEKDVCAVASWDSSIHDSQYLNKVTEANERVYMILRITVRLSHPAPMDLVLRKRLSLNIYKRQSLTERIKKKIVRSDLITNCGVTYLVVSNVPKASEELEDRESLAQLAASGENNTSLCDGETYIEKYTRGVSAVESILALDRLRQSVAVKELLQAKGQPVMRKTVSVPNFSQVWRSRIIKLMRFDTLSTESLHMSRSESVSELNSELHGRTPLRPRSSLGKDTEVTPPKTYGGLGSILSARPTFLNLNLNLNSLRMQQPTTSTKMFPGMTSPANAKLGLRMTTLHEEPLKSLPRKHSFDFLTDEPIEEEDGLDEKTNNQYNHRGGKSTKRALLPTSRTLDSLTELVPKTSTPSASSSGYGSQAVSITNLSSDDSMSLKSISVDETPDLECKLLHTDLQPVNEIESGTDRLAVPENDSEDTATNEESSEDMVQSSNSDSNPPVETESIIKTNLSPGRVVRRKKHSAKNSSARASFPQARGNSKSHYAEKLNIMSLSISSSNEDDVMNSSTDRLEEDRHSNFGSRPDLTKMDVPVPDWVVLGESILIRPYNSSGVIAFIGETEFANGTWIGVELDAPKGKNDGSVAGVRYFTCKPKHGMFVRADKLILDRRGRAMRLDKAAAAAANNKCMLNKDGSLHRSKSRNSGINNVGTRVSSKAK is encoded by the exons gttcAGGAAAGTCCTATACAATGATGGGTTCACAAGAAAGCAAAGGCATCATTCCAAGATTATGCGACACCTTATTCGGCCTAATAGCAGAACGCCAAAACTCGGAACTAAGCTACAAAGTCGAAGTCAGCTACATGGAAATTTATAACGAAAGG GTGCATGATTTATTGGACCCTCAAACGAATAAACAGTCTTTGAAGGTGCGGGAGCACAACGTATTGGGACCTTATGTTGATGGCCTGTCGCAATTGGCTGTGACTGAATTTCAG GACATTGACAACTTAATGGCTGAGGGAAACAAATCAAGGACAGTGGCAGCCACGAACATGAACAGCGAATCCTCGCGATCTCATGCAGTATTTACGGTGATTTTGACGCAAACACTAACAGACACGAAAAGTGGAGTAACCGGAGAAAAAGTCAGTCGCATGTCCTTGGTCGACTTGGCTGGTTCCGAACGAGCTGTGAAAACTGGGGCTGTGGGGGACCGACTGAAAGAAGGTTCCAACATAAACAAATCCCTCACCACCCTGGGTCTAGTCATATCCAAATTGGCCGATCAGTCTTCGGGGAAATTAAAGGATAAATTCGTGCCGTACCGAGACTCTGTATTAACTTGGCTGTTGAAGGACAATTTGGGAGGTAACAGTAAAACTGTGATGGTCGCTACGATCTCACCTGCTGCGGACAATTACGAGGAAACTTTGTCGACTCTACGGTATGCTGATAGGGCTAAGAGGATTGTCAATTACGCTGTCGTTAATGAAGATCCTAATGCTAGGATAATTAGAGAGTTAAGGGCTGAAGTGGAGACCTTGAAGGAAATGCTGAAATATGCCACG ggCTCACCGGTTGGAGATACTCAACGCGTAGACATCCATCAAAAACTAAGCGAAAGCGAAAAACTTTATAAAGAAGTATCCCAAACCTGGGAAGAGAAGCTAATGAAAACTGAACGAATACAAAACGAGCGTCAACAAGCCTTGGAAAAAATGGGTATCAGTATCCAGGATTCCGGCATTAAAgtggaaaaaaacaaatactacTTGGTGAACCTGAATGCAGATCCGTCTTTAAACGAGCTTTTGGTTTATTATCTGAAAGAACGTACTGTAGTGggtcaaaaaattattggttcGGATTTCGAACCTGATATCCAGTTGTCCGGATTGGGTATCCAGCCTGAGCACTGTAGGATTACTATTGAGGAGAACGGATTGTTCCTAGAGCCACTTGCCAATGCGAGATCTTGTGTCAATGGATCTCAAATTAGTCAGAAAACTCCTTTGAGACATGGAGACAGAATTGTATGGGGCAACCATCATTATTTTAGAGTTAATTGTCCAAAATCTATtt CCGCTACTTCCGAGCCTCAAACTCCAGCACAAAATTTCGATTACAATTTTGCACGTGACGAGCTTATGACCAATGAGCTTAGCAACGATCCTATTCAAGCTGCTATTGCTCGATTAGAAAAGCAACACGAAGAAGACAAACAAG TGGCCCTAGAAAAACAAAGGATGGAATACGAAAGACAATTTCAGCAGCTACGAAACATGGTGTCTCCATCCACTCCATATTCCCCTTACTCCTACGACCCTTTAAGGATAGGATTAAGCAAAACCACCCCTTGCACCCCAACAACACAAATGCGAGTTGAAAAGTGGGCTCAGGAAAGGGACGAGATGTTTAGAAGAAGTATTGGCCAATTGAAAGAGGACATCTTGAGAGCGAATTCATTGGTGCAAGAAGCCAATTTTTTGTCCGATGAAATGGAAAGGCAGACCAAGTTTAGTGTTACTTTGCAAATTCCACCTGCAAATCTCAGCCCCAATAGGAGG AAAGGAGCGTTTGTGAGTGAACCAGCGATTTTAGTAAAACGTGGCATTACCAGCCAAGTTTGGTCTATGGAAaagttggaaaataaaattattgatatgaGGGAGTTGTATGAAGACCATCAAACTAGAGGGGatacaataaat gaATCTGACATACTTGTAAATGATCCCTTTTATGAATCACAAGAAAATCACAACTTAATAGGGGTAGCTAACATATTCTTAGAGGCACTGTTTCACGATGTGACTTTGGATTATCATACGCCCATTATTAGTCAACAAGGTGAAGTTGCAGGAAGACTTCAG GTTGAACTAAGTCGTACAGCAGGCACCCTCCCTCAAGACAGAATCTGTGAGGCAGCATCTGACAACTCCTCTGAATGTAGCCACGAAGATGAAGATCAAGGAAGTTCCACGGTGACTTGTCGAGTTCACATAAAACAAGCCACTGGCCTTCCACCATCGTTATCACACTTCGTGTTTTGTCATTACACTTTTTGGAACCACGATTCGATCGTGGTACCAGATAAGAATAGTGTCGATAACCAGAAGCATTCTACAGCAGCTAAGTTTGACGACGCTAGAGACTTCACTGTCACGCTCTCTGAGGAGTTTATTGAACATTGTGCAG agGGTGCGTTATCAATCGAGGTCTGGGGTAATAGAAGCGCTGGATTTTCCAAATACAAACCTGGCTGGGAGGTGGAGCAACGTCAGCTCGCCACAGCAAGATCCTTATTAGACAGATGGTCAGAGCTTACTAGAAAAATCGAGCTTTGGGTCGAAATCCAGGAGCTAAACGATCTAGGAGAATATGCTGGAGTAGAAGTTCTTATGAAAAACGACATGCTTACCGGGGGAGTTTACCAGTTAAGGCAAGGCCAGCAGCGTAGAATCCAAGTGAGGGTGAAACCAGTCCAGAATTCCGGCACCTTACCGATAATTTGCCAGCAAATTATCAAGATTGAAGTTGGAGGGGTTATGGTCAGAAATCGTTTGCAGAAACCTCTGGATTCTTATCAGGAAGAAGACTTAATTGTCCTAAGGAAAAAGTGGAGCGATGCTCTTCAGAAGCGTAAGCAGTACCTCCACGCACAATTGCAGAATTTATCAGAAAAAATCGACAAAACTGAGGAGGACGTTGAAAGGGAAAAGAGCCTGATGGAGCAGCTGGTTAATTTGACAGAAGAAACAAATGCGGTTGAGGTACCTCAGCCTGGCACCGGCATCCCTGGTGCGCCTGCGATGTGGAGCCCACCACCTGGGATGGAACCGCATATTCCTGTtttgtttctaaatttaaatg CTGACGACCTCACCACCCATCCTTCTGGTGAGGAGGTCACGGAGACAGGCGTCAACTCCATACTACCCAAAGAAAATGGCAGACAATTCTGcgagttgaaaatattacaacaTCTTGAAAAAGATGTGTGCGCAGTCGCCAGCTGGGATTCTTCCATTCACGACAGTCAATATTTGAATAAAGTCACAGAAG CTAACGAGCGGGTCTACATGATCCTGCGAATTACCGTCAGATTATCTCACCCAGCGCCAATGGACTTAGTTCTAAGGAAACGTttgtcattaaatatttacaaaaggCAAAGCCTCACCGAAAGAATCAAGAAGAAGATTGTGCGAAGTGATCTTATTACTAATTGTGGTGTTACTTACTTGGTTGTGTCTAATGTACCTAAGGCTAGTGAGGAGCTGGAGGACAGAGAGAGCCTGGCGCAGCTGGCCGCGTCTGGGGAAAATAATACATCTTTGTGTGATGGTGAAACTTATATTG aaaaatatacaaGAGGAGTGAGTGCAGTGGAAAGTATTTTGGCCTTGGACCGGCTACGTCAAAGCGTAGCTGTAAAAGAACTGTTACAAGCCAAAGGACAACCAGTTATGAGGAAAACCGTTAGTGTTCCTAACTTCTCTCAGGTATGGCGATCCCGTATTATAAAG CTGATGAGATTCGATACGTTGAGCACCGAATCGTTGCACATGTCCAGATCAGAAAGCGTTTCTGAGCTGAATAGTGAGTTACATGGACGAACTCCTCTGAGGCCCAGATCTAGTCTAGGAAAAGACACGGAAGTAACTCCACCAAAAACCTACGGCGGTCTGG GCTCCATTCTATCAG ccCGCCCCACATTCCTTAATCTGAACTTAAATTTGAATTCCCTAAGAATGCAACAGCCAACGACCAGTACCAAAA TGTTTCCTGGCATGACGTCACCTGCCAATGCCAAACTAGGCTTAAGAATGACTACCTTGCATGAGGAACCCTTAAAATCACTACCTCGGAAACATTCCTTTGATTTTCTTACTGATGAACCTATTGAGGAGGAAGATGGTTTGGATGAGAAAACGAATAATCAG TACAACCATCGAGGTGGTAAAAGTACCAAAAGAGCCCTATTACCAACATCTCGCACCTTGGATTCTCTTACCGAGTTAGTCCCAAAAACCAGTACACCATCCGCTAGCTCAAGCGGTTACGGCTCACAAGCAGTTTCAATCACAAATCTTTCCAGTGATGATTCTATGTCCCTGAAGAGTATTAGCGTGGACGAAACACCCGATTTAGAATGTAAACTTTTACACACAGATTTGCAGCCTGTTAATGAAATCGAGTCCGGTACAGAT AGACTTGCAGTTCCTGAGAATGATAGTGAAGATACTGCGACAAACGAGGAAAGCTCTGAAGATATGGTGCAAAGTTCTAACAGTGACTCCAATCCACCAGTTGAAACAGAGAGTATAATCAAAACTAACTTATCTCCAGGAAGAGTGGTGAGAAGGAAAAAACATTCGGCAAAGAATTCCAGCGCAAGGGCGTCGTTTCCACAAGCTCGTGGTAATTCGAAAAGTCATTATGCTGAGAAGTTAAATATAATGAGTTTGAGTATATCATCCTCCAATGAAGATGACGTTATGAATAGTTCGACTGACAGATTAGAAG aAGATCGTCATAGCAACTTTGGTTCAAGACCAGACCTCACAAAAATGGACGTTCCTGTTCCCGATTGGGTAGTTCTAGGAGAAAGTATTCTTATTAGACCGTATAACTCTTCCGGGGTTATTGCATTTATTGGCGAAACCGAGTTTGCCAATGGGACGTGGATAGGTGTTGAACTTGATGCgccaaaag GTAAAAACGACGGTAGTGTCGCTGGGGTGCGTTATTTTACCTGCAAACCTAAACACGGGATGTTTGTGAGGGCAGATAAACTTATTTTGGACCGAAGAGGACGAGCTATGAGGCTTGATAAAGCTGCTGCGGCTGCCGCCAATAATAAATGCATGCTAAATAAAg ATGGTTCGTTGCATCGTTCAAAATCCAGAAACAGCGGGATAAACAACGTGGGAACCCGAGTGAGCTCAAAGGCAAAATAG